GACCGACCGCGTCCACGAGCCCTTCCGAGCCGTTCTCCACAGGTACGGTGACCAGCCGGGTGGCCGGCTCCACGTACGGGTTGCCGGAGCCGACCCGGCGGAGCAGTTCGGTCGCGGTGGAGAGAGCGTCGTCGTCGGCGGTGTGCACCGCGACGATGTCCTGGCCGAACTTCCGCTTGAGCTCCCGCGGGCTGCCCTGGGCCGCCACCCGGCCCCGGTCGATCACGACGATCTGGTCGGCCAACTCGTCGGCCTCGTTGAGGTACTGGGTGGTGAGCAGGATGTCGGTACCCTGGCGCACCAGCTCTCGGATCGCCGTCCACAGCTCGATGCGGCTGCGGGGGTCCAGACCCGTCGTCGGCTCGTCCAGCAGCAGCAGTCGGGGCGACGCGACCAGGCTCGCGCCGAGGTCAAGCCGACGCCGCATGCCGCCCGAGTAGCCGCCGACCCGGCGGTCGGCGTGCTCGGTGAGCCCCAGTCGGTCGAGCACGGCGGCGCTGTTGGACTTCGCCACCCCGCGGCGCTGACCGAACAGCTGAGCCACCATCTCCAGGTTCTCCCGCCCGGTCATCACCTCCTCGACCGCGGCGTACTGACCGGCCAGGCCGATCACCTGGCGGACCTTGCGGGGTTGCCGGGCCACGTCGAACCCGGCGACCCGCAGCGTCCCCTCCTCCATCCGCAGGAGGGTCGCCACCAGCTTGACGAAGGTGGTCTTTCCTGCGCCGTTGGGCCCGAGCAGGGCCGTCACCTTTCCGGGCTCGGAGATCAGGTCCAGGCCATCCAACGCGGCGGCGTCGCCGTACCGCTTCCGTACGCCGGTGGCTTCAATCGTTGGTGTCATCGTCGTCCTCACACGACTCGGGACCGTCCTCGGTCTCGGCGTCCAGCAGCTCGGACATGCTCCGGAGCCGGTCCC
Above is a window of Micromonospora yangpuensis DNA encoding:
- a CDS encoding ATP-binding cassette domain-containing protein codes for the protein MTPTIEATGVRKRYGDAAALDGLDLISEPGKVTALLGPNGAGKTTFVKLVATLLRMEEGTLRVAGFDVARQPRKVRQVIGLAGQYAAVEEVMTGRENLEMVAQLFGQRRGVAKSNSAAVLDRLGLTEHADRRVGGYSGGMRRRLDLGASLVASPRLLLLDEPTTGLDPRSRIELWTAIRELVRQGTDILLTTQYLNEADELADQIVVIDRGRVAAQGSPRELKRKFGQDIVAVHTADDDALSTATELLRRVGSGNPYVEPATRLVTVPVENGSEGLVDAVGLLNRHGVAVEDIGLRPATLDEVFLALTGSSADDERVDAASAPKGAV